Proteins encoded by one window of Deinococcus radiodurans R1 = ATCC 13939 = DSM 20539:
- a CDS encoding DUF2382 domain-containing protein codes for MTQASLIRLSELNNDAQYNLNDTSMYNPVGAAAYGVNGDKIGTVRDALVEPETGRIRYFLVDVGGWFSSKEVLVPVGYGRVDDSGVYFDSLTKDQVKDMSEYRADQAYSSEMMDTDERVLRGNQSQEEYHQRAYQTPDRLQLLEERLVVNKDRFKAGSVQIGKRIETRQETVSVPLQREEVVIERHAVTDGRAVEGAVLGEGHQTMSVDLEAERANISKQAYVTEEVSVGKRAVTETQQVTETVGREVLDVNQTGDVRTTEGTALTDDTTKRNI; via the coding sequence ATGACGCAAGCCAGCCTGATTCGCCTGTCCGAACTGAACAACGACGCCCAGTACAACCTCAACGACACCTCGATGTACAACCCCGTCGGCGCCGCCGCTTACGGCGTGAACGGCGACAAGATCGGCACCGTGCGTGACGCCCTGGTCGAGCCCGAAACTGGTCGCATCCGCTACTTCCTCGTGGACGTGGGCGGCTGGTTCAGCAGCAAGGAAGTCCTGGTGCCCGTGGGCTATGGCCGTGTGGACGACAGCGGTGTGTACTTCGACAGCCTGACCAAGGACCAGGTCAAGGACATGAGCGAGTACCGCGCCGACCAGGCTTACAGCAGCGAAATGATGGACACCGACGAGCGCGTCCTGCGCGGCAACCAGAGCCAGGAAGAGTACCACCAGCGTGCCTACCAGACCCCTGATCGCCTCCAGCTGCTCGAAGAGCGCCTGGTCGTGAACAAGGATCGCTTCAAGGCCGGCAGCGTCCAGATCGGCAAGCGCATCGAAACCCGTCAGGAAACCGTCTCGGTGCCCCTGCAGCGTGAAGAAGTCGTCATCGAGCGTCACGCCGTCACCGATGGCCGCGCCGTCGAAGGCGCCGTGCTGGGCGAAGGCCACCAGACCATGAGCGTGGACCTCGAAGCCGAGCGTGCCAACATCAGCAAGCAGGCCTACGTGACCGAAGAAGTCAGCGTCGGCAAGCGTGCCGTCACCGAAACCCAGCAGGTCACCGAAACCGTGGGCCGCGAAGTGCTCGACGTCAACCAGACCGGCGACGTCCGCACCACCGAAGGCACCGCCCTGACCGACGACACCACCAAGCGCAACATCTGA
- a CDS encoding sugar efflux transporter produces the protein MPHALGLTLAVLLLGLATSLAGPFMSLFAVQQVGMTPLQLGLFLTFNALSAVLVSTRLGRWADRRSDRKPLVLLTLAAGVLAYLALSGVRSVYGVMATGVLLLAVSSAAFPQVFAFARSGFAQAPGDLPEKAVTVLRAVFSFAWVVGPGVGAAVLGRWSFSGVFLLAALCYALAGLPLLFIRPPAPAPAQPNSAPSPLTQELGAPPAPPMGWVVAAFTLYGMAMHMGMVMFSLFVTETLHGTSAQVGFLVGLCALLEIPVMLLFVLSKRLPGVEWLIKAGLLLFVVHFALIYLAQGMPLLIATQVLRAAVLAVMAGLGMTYFQQLMPGRFSAATTLYSNTSVVGSMLSGIVAGAWAQVFGYRPVFLLCAALSLAAWGMMLWATRRPKLA, from the coding sequence TTGCCGCACGCGCTAGGCCTCACGCTCGCGGTGCTGCTGCTGGGGCTGGCGACCTCGCTTGCCGGGCCGTTCATGTCGCTGTTTGCCGTGCAGCAGGTGGGGATGACCCCGCTGCAACTGGGGCTTTTTCTGACCTTCAACGCCCTGAGCGCCGTGCTGGTCAGCACCCGGCTGGGGCGCTGGGCCGACCGCCGCAGCGACCGCAAACCGCTGGTGCTGCTCACGCTGGCGGCGGGCGTGCTCGCCTACCTCGCGCTGAGCGGCGTGCGCTCGGTCTACGGCGTGATGGCGACGGGCGTGCTGCTGCTGGCGGTGAGTTCGGCGGCCTTTCCGCAGGTCTTCGCCTTTGCCCGCTCGGGCTTCGCGCAGGCGCCGGGTGACCTGCCGGAAAAGGCGGTCACGGTGCTGCGGGCAGTCTTTTCCTTCGCCTGGGTGGTGGGGCCGGGGGTGGGCGCCGCCGTGCTGGGCCGCTGGTCGTTCAGCGGGGTGTTTCTGCTCGCGGCGCTCTGCTACGCGCTCGCCGGGCTGCCCCTGCTGTTTATTCGCCCGCCCGCGCCAGCCCCCGCACAGCCGAACAGCGCGCCCTCGCCGCTCACCCAGGAACTCGGCGCTCCGCCCGCGCCGCCGATGGGCTGGGTGGTGGCGGCGTTTACCCTCTACGGCATGGCGATGCACATGGGAATGGTCATGTTTTCGTTGTTCGTGACCGAAACCCTGCACGGCACCAGCGCTCAGGTGGGCTTTCTGGTCGGATTGTGTGCACTGCTGGAAATCCCGGTGATGCTGCTCTTCGTCCTTTCCAAGCGGCTGCCGGGGGTGGAGTGGCTCATCAAGGCCGGCCTGCTGCTGTTCGTGGTGCACTTCGCGCTGATTTATCTGGCGCAGGGGATGCCGCTGCTCATCGCCACCCAGGTGCTGCGCGCCGCCGTGCTCGCGGTGATGGCGGGGCTGGGCATGACGTATTTCCAGCAGCTCATGCCGGGGCGCTTCAGCGCGGCCACCACGCTGTATTCCAACACCTCGGTGGTCGGCTCCATGCTTTCGGGCATCGTGGCGGGGGCGTGGGCGCAGGTGTTCGGCTACCGCCCGGTCTTTTTGCTGTGCGCCGCTCTCAGCCTCGCCGCCTGGGGCATGATGCTGTGGGCCACCCGGCGTCCGAAGCTCGCCTGA
- a CDS encoding MFS transporter — MLNSFNAWRSRTFGALRFPEYRRYWFSQLLSLIGSWMQSTAQQYLVLELSGNSSAALAQVTIAQFLPSLLLSLFAGAVVDRVPRRRVLLTTQITLMTTAIALAVTTHQGSVSVPLVMVFAFISGIANAFDMPARQTMVVDFVPREQVSNAVALNSLSFNVSRTIGQALFGVVAALGVSLLAGGNPDSVARLALPFYLNVVSFLVVLFVIATLPFPPVQERGNHSMVDDVREGLRYVKTHPGVRNVMLLVGALSLTVINFNVIIPYYARVVYGAREATFGLLSAGFGIGAMAGALWQASKPNPVRNLRLGATLVMLSSLALSAVPSAALALPVLAACGFGMLTFLISANSTVQLSIPDALRGRVMSLYSFVLVGMGPAGAALASTLISREGPLGPRWGLVTLVVLGAIALALLWTRLPRELPSQREVQSGA, encoded by the coding sequence GTGCTGAACAGCTTCAACGCCTGGCGCTCACGAACCTTCGGGGCGCTGCGCTTTCCCGAGTACCGCCGCTACTGGTTTTCGCAACTTCTCTCGCTGATCGGCTCGTGGATGCAGTCCACCGCGCAGCAGTACCTCGTGCTGGAACTCTCGGGCAACAGCAGCGCCGCGCTCGCGCAGGTCACCATCGCGCAGTTTTTGCCTAGCTTGCTGCTCTCGCTGTTTGCCGGCGCGGTGGTGGACCGCGTGCCCCGGCGGCGGGTGCTGCTCACGACCCAGATCACCCTGATGACGACCGCCATCGCCCTGGCCGTGACCACCCATCAGGGCAGCGTGAGTGTGCCGCTGGTGATGGTGTTCGCCTTCATCTCGGGCATCGCCAACGCCTTTGACATGCCCGCCCGGCAGACGATGGTGGTGGACTTCGTGCCGCGTGAGCAGGTGTCGAACGCGGTGGCGCTCAACAGCTTGTCGTTCAACGTGAGCCGCACCATTGGGCAAGCCCTCTTCGGCGTGGTGGCCGCGCTGGGCGTGTCGCTGCTCGCCGGGGGCAACCCCGACAGCGTGGCGCGGCTGGCGCTGCCGTTTTACCTCAACGTGGTGTCCTTTCTGGTCGTGCTGTTCGTCATCGCCACGCTGCCCTTCCCGCCGGTGCAGGAACGCGGCAACCACAGCATGGTGGACGACGTGCGCGAGGGCCTGCGCTACGTCAAGACCCACCCCGGCGTGCGGAATGTGATGCTGCTGGTGGGTGCCCTGAGCCTGACGGTCATCAACTTCAACGTGATCATTCCCTACTACGCCCGCGTGGTGTACGGCGCGCGCGAAGCGACGTTCGGACTGCTCTCGGCGGGCTTCGGCATCGGGGCGATGGCGGGGGCACTGTGGCAGGCGAGCAAGCCCAATCCGGTGCGGAACCTGCGGCTGGGCGCCACTCTGGTCATGCTCAGCAGCCTCGCCCTGAGTGCGGTGCCTTCGGCGGCCCTCGCGCTGCCAGTGCTCGCGGCGTGCGGGTTCGGGATGCTGACCTTCCTGATCAGCGCGAACTCGACGGTGCAGCTCAGCATTCCCGACGCCCTGCGTGGCCGGGTGATGAGCCTGTATTCCTTCGTGCTGGTGGGCATGGGCCCGGCGGGGGCGGCGCTCGCCAGTACGCTGATCAGCCGCGAGGGGCCGCTGGGGCCGCGCTGGGGTCTGGTGACGCTGGTCGTGCTCGGCGCAATCGCCCTGGCCCTGCTGTGGACCCGACTGCCGCGCGAGCTTCCCAGCCAGCGCGAAGTGCAGAGCGGCGCGTAA
- the truB gene encoding tRNA pseudouridine(55) synthase TruB, with translation MPVIAADKPLHLTSHDVVNRARRALGTKRVGHTGTLDPLATGVVVLCVDDSTKLVQFMEHDTKEYLAWVSLGAGTPTLDAEGPIEQQAEVPPLDEDHLREVLKGFLGPQQQIPPQYSAIQIGGQRAYAVARAGGQLDLPARDVEIHELELIGMFPSVQAAPRTFDPQSWTPAAAGLTFTLPEPLGEFPTLLLRAHVGSGTYLRSLARDLGAALGVPAHLGGLVRTRAGRYSLRDAVSLENLTEAPTIPDLDALDFPRIEADERLARELRQGKRPAHPQRGRAVVTLGGELVAVVDGDGEHLKVVRAWA, from the coding sequence ATGCCCGTCATTGCCGCCGACAAGCCCCTGCATCTCACCTCGCACGACGTGGTGAACCGGGCGCGGCGGGCGCTGGGCACCAAGCGGGTGGGCCACACCGGCACGCTGGACCCGCTGGCGACCGGCGTGGTCGTGCTGTGCGTGGACGACTCCACCAAACTGGTGCAGTTCATGGAGCATGACACCAAGGAGTACCTCGCCTGGGTGAGCCTGGGCGCGGGCACCCCGACGCTTGACGCCGAGGGGCCTATCGAGCAGCAGGCCGAGGTGCCGCCGCTGGATGAGGACCACCTCCGCGAAGTGCTGAAGGGCTTCCTGGGGCCGCAACAACAAATTCCCCCGCAGTACAGCGCCATTCAAATTGGCGGTCAGCGGGCCTACGCGGTGGCGCGGGCCGGGGGGCAACTCGACCTTCCCGCCCGCGACGTGGAGATTCACGAGCTGGAATTGATCGGCATGTTTCCGAGCGTGCAGGCGGCGCCGCGCACCTTCGACCCGCAGAGTTGGACTCCGGCTGCGGCAGGACTGACCTTCACCCTCCCCGAACCGCTCGGCGAGTTTCCCACGCTGCTGCTGCGGGCGCACGTCGGCAGCGGCACTTACCTGCGCTCGCTGGCACGTGACCTGGGGGCGGCGCTCGGCGTGCCCGCGCACCTCGGCGGGCTGGTCCGCACCCGCGCGGGGCGCTACAGCCTGCGGGACGCGGTGAGCCTGGAGAACCTGACTGAAGCCCCCACCATTCCCGACCTGGACGCGCTGGACTTTCCGCGCATCGAGGCCGACGAGCGCCTCGCCCGCGAGCTGCGGCAAGGCAAACGGCCCGCGCACCCGCAGCGGGGCCGCGCTGTGGTCACCCTCGGCGGCGAGCTGGTCGCGGTGGTGGACGGCGACGGCGAGCACCTGAAGGTCGTGCGCGCCTGGGCGTGA
- the lepB gene encoding signal peptidase I — translation MPRVSEPPAPPSPLREFWRTWILGALLPAYLLTTFAFTLARVDGESMEPSLHSRELLLLLKYPRWLRAWGLGGDYLQHGDVVIFKAPADSPYAYETLYGVRHRPYNIKRVIGLPGDLIAFRDGELWRNGHKVAESYASTEGYVNDEGPLRVPPGKVWVMGDNRRTGASLDSRSYGPVDLRDVAGPVAWRLWPAPGALARHTAS, via the coding sequence ATGCCCCGCGTGTCTGAGCCGCCCGCACCCCCTTCTCCCCTGCGCGAGTTCTGGAGGACCTGGATTCTGGGCGCCCTGCTGCCCGCTTATCTGCTGACCACTTTCGCCTTCACGCTCGCGCGGGTGGACGGCGAGAGCATGGAGCCCAGCCTGCACAGCCGCGAGCTGCTGCTGCTGCTGAAATACCCGCGCTGGCTGCGTGCCTGGGGTCTGGGCGGTGACTATCTCCAACACGGCGACGTGGTGATTTTCAAGGCCCCTGCCGATAGCCCCTACGCCTATGAAACGCTCTACGGCGTGCGGCACCGGCCCTACAACATCAAGCGGGTCATCGGGCTGCCCGGCGACCTCATCGCCTTTCGGGACGGCGAACTGTGGCGCAACGGTCACAAGGTGGCCGAGAGTTACGCGAGCACCGAAGGCTACGTCAACGACGAGGGGCCGCTCCGGGTGCCGCCCGGCAAGGTGTGGGTGATGGGCGACAACCGCCGCACCGGGGCCAGCCTGGACTCGCGCAGCTACGGCCCGGTGGACCTGCGCGACGTGGCGGGGCCGGTGGCGTGGCGGCTGTGGCCCGCGCCGGGGGCCCTCGCGCGGCATACGGCGTCCTGA
- a CDS encoding threonine aldolase family protein, with the protein MTRPPLIADLRSDTVTKPTPAMREAMATAEVGDDVYGEDPNVNALQNELAHLTGFEAGLFMPSGSMTNQVAIAVHTRRGEEVICAEGSHIYEWELGMMAAFSGVVPRFVPAPLGVPSPEDVRLAVRRSVHQSPTGLISLENTHNKAGGTVIPLAVLRQMRAVADAEGLPLHLDGARVFNAAVKLGVDVREITRCFDTVSVCLSKGLGAPVGSVLLGSAQAIRQAHRYRKMLGGGMRQAGILAAAARVALREGPARLADDHLRTRRLARALVEAGYDVDLAAVQTNIIYARLPEAERRAAAWAEQGVLASALGHDSVRFVLHHQVDDDALDQAIRVLTA; encoded by the coding sequence ATGACCCGCCCGCCGCTGATCGCCGACCTGCGCTCCGATACCGTCACCAAGCCCACTCCCGCCATGCGTGAGGCGATGGCGACCGCCGAGGTGGGCGACGACGTGTACGGCGAAGACCCCAACGTCAACGCCCTGCAAAACGAACTCGCGCACCTGACCGGCTTTGAGGCGGGGCTGTTCATGCCGTCGGGCAGCATGACGAACCAGGTGGCGATTGCCGTGCACACCCGCCGGGGCGAGGAAGTCATCTGCGCCGAGGGCAGCCACATCTACGAGTGGGAACTGGGGATGATGGCGGCCTTTTCCGGCGTGGTCCCGCGCTTCGTGCCCGCGCCGCTGGGCGTGCCGAGTCCCGAGGACGTGCGGCTGGCGGTCCGCCGCAGCGTCCACCAGTCACCCACCGGCCTGATCAGCCTGGAAAACACCCACAACAAGGCCGGGGGCACGGTGATTCCGCTGGCGGTGCTGCGGCAGATGCGGGCAGTGGCCGACGCCGAGGGACTGCCTCTGCACCTCGACGGAGCGCGGGTCTTCAACGCCGCCGTGAAGCTGGGCGTGGACGTGCGCGAAATCACGCGCTGCTTCGACACCGTGAGCGTGTGCCTGAGCAAGGGGCTCGGCGCCCCGGTGGGCAGCGTGCTGCTCGGCTCGGCGCAGGCGATTCGGCAGGCGCACCGCTACCGCAAGATGCTCGGCGGCGGGATGCGGCAGGCCGGAATTCTGGCGGCGGCGGCGCGGGTGGCCCTGCGCGAAGGTCCGGCGCGACTGGCCGACGACCACTTGCGGACCCGGCGATTGGCCCGCGCCCTGGTCGAAGCGGGCTACGACGTGGACCTCGCCGCCGTGCAGACCAACATCATCTATGCCCGGCTGCCCGAGGCCGAGCGCCGCGCCGCTGCCTGGGCCGAACAGGGCGTGCTCGCCAGTGCGCTGGGGCACGACTCGGTGCGCTTCGTGCTGCACCATCAGGTGGACGACGACGCGCTCGACCAGGCCATTCGCGTGCTGACCGCCTGA
- the map gene encoding type I methionyl aminopeptidase, whose protein sequence is MSRIPLKSAREIETMRRAGGLVAETFRVLEPYVQPGVTLKELDRRAEEFIRGKGAKPAYLGYGPRNNPFPGTICASVNEVICHGIPDDRELRDGDILGMDIGVLLDGYYGDACTTYTVGQVSDEVRALVDTTRACLQAGLDEVRPGAKTGDIGHAIQSLAESRGYGVVREYTGHGIGKRLHEDPTIYHWGVHHTGLKLQPGMVFTIEPMINLGTPETRLLADGWTVITADKKPSAQFEHTLVVTPKGYDILTL, encoded by the coding sequence ATGAGCCGTATTCCGCTGAAGTCCGCCCGTGAAATCGAAACCATGCGCCGCGCCGGGGGTCTGGTGGCCGAGACATTCCGGGTGCTTGAACCGTACGTCCAGCCGGGCGTGACGCTCAAAGAACTCGACCGGCGGGCCGAGGAATTCATTCGCGGCAAGGGGGCCAAGCCCGCTTACCTGGGCTATGGCCCGCGCAATAACCCCTTTCCCGGCACCATCTGCGCCAGTGTGAACGAGGTCATTTGCCACGGGATCCCCGATGACCGCGAGCTGCGAGACGGCGACATTCTGGGCATGGACATCGGCGTGCTGCTCGACGGGTATTACGGCGACGCCTGCACGACCTATACCGTCGGGCAGGTGAGCGACGAGGTGCGGGCCCTGGTGGACACCACCCGCGCGTGCTTGCAGGCCGGACTCGACGAGGTGCGCCCCGGTGCCAAGACCGGCGACATCGGCCACGCCATCCAGAGCCTCGCCGAGTCGCGCGGCTACGGCGTGGTGCGCGAGTACACCGGGCACGGCATCGGCAAGCGCCTGCACGAAGACCCCACCATCTACCACTGGGGCGTGCACCACACCGGCCTGAAATTGCAGCCCGGCATGGTCTTTACCATCGAACCGATGATCAACCTCGGCACGCCCGAAACGCGCCTGCTCGCCGACGGCTGGACGGTCATTACGGCGGACAAAAAGCCCAGCGCCCAGTTCGAGCACACGCTGGTCGTGACGCCGAAGGGCTACGACATCCTGACGCTATAA
- a CDS encoding acyl-CoA dehydrogenase family protein, giving the protein MDFTLTDEQRQLQQLARDFTRKEIIPIAAEYDQKEELPWQVVEKAFEVGLLNASIPEHAGGLGLGMVDETLIGEEIGYGCMGIYTILMASELGITPILVGGTEEQQKRFLGPLTEKPGLAAFALSEPNNGSDAAGMHTTAYLDGDEWVINGTKMWISNGGIAEVTVVFATTDKQGGHRATVALVVPKDAPGFSYNKIKHKMGQRASLTSELVFENVRVPKENQLGGLGDGFKIAMKTLDKTRIPVAAGSVGLARRALEESVKYAKQRERFGTPISQFQAIQFKLADMAIGVETGRLMYQKAAWLVDQGHTHGAESAIAKAYCSEMAFNAANEAIQIHGGYGYVGEYPVEKLLRDVKLNMIYEGTSEIQRVVISRGLLK; this is encoded by the coding sequence ATGGATTTCACCCTGACCGACGAACAACGCCAGTTGCAGCAGCTCGCCCGTGACTTTACCCGCAAGGAAATCATCCCGATTGCCGCCGAGTACGACCAGAAAGAAGAACTGCCCTGGCAGGTCGTCGAAAAGGCCTTTGAAGTGGGCCTGCTCAATGCGTCTATCCCCGAACATGCCGGCGGCCTGGGCCTGGGCATGGTGGACGAAACCCTCATCGGCGAGGAAATCGGCTACGGCTGCATGGGCATCTACACCATCTTGATGGCCTCCGAACTGGGGATTACCCCGATTCTGGTCGGCGGCACCGAAGAGCAGCAAAAGCGCTTCCTGGGGCCGCTCACCGAAAAGCCCGGTCTGGCCGCCTTCGCGCTGTCTGAACCCAACAACGGCTCCGACGCCGCCGGGATGCACACCACCGCTTACCTCGACGGCGACGAGTGGGTCATCAACGGCACCAAGATGTGGATCAGCAACGGCGGCATCGCCGAAGTGACCGTGGTTTTCGCCACCACCGACAAGCAGGGCGGCCACCGCGCCACCGTCGCGCTCGTGGTGCCCAAGGACGCCCCCGGCTTTTCGTACAACAAGATCAAGCACAAGATGGGCCAGCGCGCTTCGCTGACCAGCGAACTGGTCTTCGAGAATGTGCGCGTGCCCAAGGAAAACCAGCTCGGCGGCCTGGGCGACGGCTTTAAGATCGCCATGAAGACGCTCGACAAGACCCGGATTCCGGTCGCCGCCGGGTCGGTGGGCCTCGCCCGGCGCGCGCTGGAAGAAAGCGTCAAGTACGCCAAGCAGCGCGAACGCTTCGGCACGCCTATTTCACAGTTCCAGGCCATTCAGTTCAAGCTGGCCGACATGGCGATTGGCGTCGAAACGGGCCGCCTGATGTACCAGAAGGCTGCGTGGCTGGTGGACCAGGGGCACACCCACGGCGCCGAAAGTGCCATCGCCAAGGCGTACTGCTCGGAAATGGCCTTCAACGCCGCCAACGAAGCGATTCAGATTCACGGCGGCTACGGCTACGTCGGCGAGTACCCGGTCGAGAAGCTGCTGCGCGACGTGAAGCTCAACATGATCTACGAAGGCACCAGCGAAATTCAGCGCGTGGTCATCAGCCGTGGCCTGCTGAAGTAA
- a CDS encoding acyl-CoA carboxylase subunit beta: MTQPGIELQELIATMEQRRRKVEEGGGPERQQKQREGGKLTARERIERLLDPGSFLESSTFVEHGRNRLMDGIEAPGEGVVTGSGTIDGRQVFVFSQDFTVLGGSLGKMNASKVTKIMDLAAKTGCPVIGLNDSAGARIQEGVDSLSGYGEIFYRNAVYSGSVPQISAILGPCAGGAVYSPAITDFILMSRGSSYMFITGPEVIKSVTREEVTFDQLGGADVHTRKSGVAHLAYEGDEAVIDGIKDLLGYLPQNAREKAPVKPTSDPADRRNEKLLDIVTPDQRRPYAMQDVIRELVDDGTFLEIQPDWAKNIIVGFARLNGQSVGIVANNPKALSGSLNIDASDKAARFIRTCDCYNVPILTLVDVSGFLPGVQQEYGGIIRHGAKMLYAYAEATVPKVTLITRKSYGGAYLAMNSRDMGADVVYAWPTATVAVMGAEGAANIVYRKDIKDSENPAATRAEKIAEYKEAFDNPYVAAAKGYIDDVIPMEETRERLIRTFEMLANKEETRPFKKHGNIPL, translated from the coding sequence ATGACACAACCAGGTATCGAGTTGCAGGAACTGATTGCGACGATGGAGCAGCGCCGCCGCAAGGTCGAAGAAGGCGGCGGCCCCGAACGGCAGCAAAAGCAGCGCGAAGGCGGCAAGCTCACCGCCCGTGAGCGCATTGAGCGGCTGCTCGACCCCGGCAGCTTTCTGGAATCGTCCACTTTTGTCGAGCACGGGCGCAACCGCTTGATGGACGGCATCGAGGCGCCCGGCGAAGGCGTGGTTACCGGCTCGGGCACCATTGATGGCCGGCAGGTCTTTGTGTTCAGCCAGGATTTCACCGTGCTCGGCGGTTCGCTCGGTAAGATGAACGCCAGTAAGGTCACCAAAATCATGGACCTCGCTGCCAAGACGGGGTGCCCGGTCATCGGCCTGAACGACTCGGCGGGGGCACGTATTCAGGAAGGGGTGGACAGCCTCAGCGGCTACGGCGAGATTTTTTACCGCAACGCCGTGTACTCGGGCAGCGTGCCGCAGATCAGCGCCATCCTCGGCCCCTGCGCGGGCGGCGCGGTGTACTCGCCGGCCATCACCGATTTCATCCTGATGAGCCGGGGCAGCAGCTACATGTTCATCACCGGCCCCGAGGTCATCAAGTCGGTCACCCGCGAGGAAGTCACCTTCGACCAGCTCGGCGGCGCCGACGTGCACACCCGCAAATCGGGCGTGGCGCACCTCGCTTACGAAGGTGACGAGGCGGTCATTGACGGCATCAAGGACCTGCTCGGCTACCTGCCGCAAAACGCCCGTGAGAAGGCGCCGGTCAAGCCCACGAGCGACCCGGCAGACCGCCGCAACGAGAAGCTGCTCGACATCGTCACGCCCGACCAGCGCAGGCCCTACGCCATGCAGGACGTGATTCGGGAACTGGTGGACGACGGCACCTTTCTGGAAATTCAGCCCGACTGGGCCAAGAACATCATCGTGGGCTTCGCGCGGCTCAACGGGCAGAGCGTAGGCATCGTCGCCAACAACCCCAAGGCGCTGTCGGGCTCGCTCAACATCGACGCCAGCGACAAAGCCGCGCGTTTTATCCGCACCTGCGACTGCTATAACGTGCCGATTCTGACGCTGGTGGACGTGTCGGGCTTCCTGCCCGGCGTGCAGCAGGAGTACGGCGGTATCATCCGCCACGGCGCCAAGATGCTCTACGCCTACGCCGAGGCGACGGTCCCCAAGGTCACGCTGATTACGCGCAAGAGCTACGGCGGCGCTTACCTCGCCATGAACAGCCGCGACATGGGCGCCGACGTGGTCTACGCCTGGCCGACGGCGACGGTGGCTGTGATGGGCGCTGAGGGCGCCGCCAACATCGTCTACCGCAAGGATATCAAGGACTCGGAGAACCCGGCGGCCACCCGCGCCGAGAAGATTGCCGAGTACAAGGAAGCCTTTGACAACCCCTACGTGGCGGCGGCCAAAGGCTACATCGACGACGTGATTCCGATGGAAGAGACCCGCGAGCGCCTGATTCGCACCTTCGAGATGCTGGCGAACAAGGAAGAAACGCGGCCTTTCAAGAAGCACGGGAACATCCCGCTCTGA
- a CDS encoding YsnF/AvaK domain-containing protein: MTRRDNEERVLHAATDTEQSQVTDLRQNVSATPLTDAEVGRLQLLEERATVQVERQGIGQVQVRKVVRERQEMVPVTLTTEVLEIVVTPAAQGTGAQNVGDTQTAAASAAGTTGNGGVSQVLIDGKPLEAGQTYEIPLTEERVQVMRQVVPLSEVVVRRQAQATTHEETVTLRREELEVLDEQGLARIVDEGAAEGTVTGVNTTGTDQRR, from the coding sequence ATGACCCGTCGAGACAATGAAGAACGCGTGCTGCACGCGGCCACCGATACCGAGCAGTCCCAGGTCACTGATCTGCGCCAGAACGTGAGTGCCACGCCCCTGACAGACGCCGAGGTGGGCCGCCTGCAACTGCTTGAAGAGCGCGCCACCGTGCAGGTCGAGCGTCAGGGCATCGGCCAGGTCCAAGTCCGCAAAGTCGTGCGCGAGCGGCAGGAAATGGTCCCAGTGACGCTCACCACTGAAGTTCTCGAAATCGTGGTGACGCCCGCTGCTCAGGGAACGGGCGCTCAGAACGTGGGCGATACGCAAACGGCTGCGGCCTCTGCTGCTGGGACCACTGGCAACGGCGGCGTCAGTCAGGTGCTGATTGACGGCAAGCCGCTCGAAGCCGGGCAGACCTACGAAATCCCGCTGACCGAGGAGCGCGTGCAGGTCATGCGTCAGGTCGTGCCGCTGAGCGAGGTCGTCGTGCGCCGTCAGGCCCAGGCCACCACCCACGAAGAAACCGTGACCCTGCGCCGCGAAGAACTTGAGGTGCTCGACGAGCAGGGTTTGGCACGCATCGTGGACGAGGGCGCCGCTGAAGGCACCGTGACCGGTGTGAACACCACGGGCACCGACCAACGGCGCTGA